Sequence from the Streptomyces peucetius genome:
CGGACGCCGGTCGTCGTCCGGGCCCGCGGCGCCGGTGTCACTCTGTGTCGAAACGGGCGGCCTGGAGATACTCCGGGTTCGGGTCCAGGGCCGCCGCCAGGCGGAAGTGGCGCTTGGCCTGCTCCGGCCTGCCTGCCCGTTCGAAGGTGCGGGCGAGGGCGAAGTGCGCGAACGCGTTGTCGGGCTCACGCTCGAGGACCAGCTCGAACTCGAGCTCTGCCGGACGCAGTTGCGCGGCGGCGAAGAACGCGCGTGCGCGCAGCAGCCGGGCCGCCGTGTTCTCGGGGTGGGCAGCGATCACCGAGTCCAGCAGCTTGACGGCCCCGCGCGGGTCCCGCGCGGCCAGCAACTGCTCGGCGGCGCGGTAGTCGATGACGTGGGTCTCCGGGTTGCTGTTCGACACGTTCGCATCCTTCCCCTGGCTGTGCCGTTGCCAACACGGGACGCCGTGGCGCTATTCCGTCAGGTCACCGCGCCCGCGAGGCGCGCCGGGTCAGCTCGTTCCAGACTTCACGGACCTGCGGCTCCAGCTTCTCCAACGGTCCGTCGTTGTCGATGACGATGTCGGCGACGGCCAGCCGCTGCTCACGCGTGGCCTGGGCGGCCATGCGGGAGCGGGCCTCGCTCTCGGTCATCCCGCGCAGTTCCACGAGCCGTTCGAGCTGGGTCTCCGGCGACGCGTCCACGACGATCACCAGGTCGTAGAGCGACTGGAGGTTGTTCTCCGTGAGCAGCGGTACGTCGTGGACGACCACGTCGTCAGGGCCCGCGGCCTGTTCGAGTTCACGGGACCGGGCGCCGACCAGGGGATGGACGATGCCGTTCAGAACGGCGAGGCGCTCGGGATCGGTGAACACGATCGAACCGAGCTTGGGACGGTCCAGGGAGCCGTCGGCACCCAGGACTTCCGGGCCGAAGGCGTCGACGACGGCCGCGAGGCCCGGCGTCCCGGGCTCGACCACCTCACGGGCGATCCTGTCGGCATCGACCAGGACCGCCCCGTACGAGACGAGCCGCCGGGACACTTCGCTCTTGCCGGCACCGATACCGCCGGTCAGGCCCACTGTCAGCATGCGCCGCAGCCTACGCGAGCACTCACCGGCCCCGCCCTGTCGGCCGGGTCCTAGGCATCGCCCTCGCGTTCCGCGAGGAAGCGCTCGAACTCCAGCCCGAGCTCGTCCGCCGACGGCAGCTCGACGGCCTCGGCGACGAGACTGCCGCGGCTCTCCGCCCCGGTCATCGCGTCGTACTGGTGCTCAAGGCCCTGCACCAGGGCGACCAGCTCTTCGTCGCCCTCGCCGATCTGCCGCTCGATCTCGGTCTGGGTGCGGTGCGCCTCCGTGCGGAGCGAATGCGCCACTGCCGGCAGCACCAGTCCCGTGGCGGCCGTGATGGTCTCCAGCACGGTCAGCGCCGCGTCCGGATAGGAGGAGCGGGCCACGTAGTGCGGTACGTGGGCGGCCACGCCGAGCACGTCATGACCGGCCTGCATCAGGCGGTACTCGACGAGTGCCTCGGCGCTGCCGGGGACCTGGGCCTCGTCGAAGGGGCTTTGATGGCCCGGTGTGAGGTCCGTGCGGTTGCCGTGCGGCGTGATGCCGACGGGCCGGGTGTGCGGAACACCCATGGGGATGCCGTGGAAGTTCACCGCGAGGCGCACTCCGAGCCGCTCGACGATCTGTCCGACCGCGGCGGCGAAGCGCTCCCACTCGACGTCCGGCTCGGGCCCGGAAAGCAGCAGGAAGGGTGCGCCGGTGGCGTCCTGGACGAGCCGCACCTCCAGCGAGGGGGTGTCGTATCCCGCCCAGCGGTCGCGCCGGAAGGTGAGCAGCGGCCGACGGGCGCGGTAGTCCACGAGCCGGTCGTGGTCGAAACGCGCCACCACCTGGTGGGGCAGCGTCTGCAGCAGATTGTCGACGATCTGCTCGCCGGTCTCCCCCGCGTCGATGTAGCCGTCGAAGTGGTACAGCATGACCAGGCCGGCGGACTCCTGCGCGAGCGCCATGTCGACGACCGCCAGGCCCTTCGGCTCCCACTCGTACAAATCCTGCGGATCAAGCACGATTACCGCTCCTCCTCGTGTTCGAAGACAAGAACGTGCGGTGGGGTGTGTGCATTCCCGTTCTCTCTTGTGTTCCGGTGTGGCCGGTGTCGAACATCCGGGGGCGGCCGTGGTCCCTGAACGCGGTAAGGCCCGCCCCCCGGAGGGGAGCGGGCCTTACTTCAGCTGTTGGCTGTCAGGGGCAGAGCGTCAGCTCTGGCCGCCGGCCAGCTTCTCGCGCAGGGCGGCAAGCGCCTCGTCCGACGCCAGGGCGCCGGAGTTGTCGTCCGACTCCGAGGAGTAGGAGCCACCGGAAGCACCCGCGGGGGCACCGGCCGGGGCAGCGGCGCCACCCTCGGCAGCGGCGGCCTCGTCGGCCTCGCGGGACTTGATGACCTGAGCCTGGTGCTGCTCGAAGCGCGACTGCGCCTCGGCGTACTGGGTCTCCCACGCCTCGCGCTGGGACTCGAAGCCCGGCAGCCAGTCGTTGGTCTCCGGGTCGAAGCCCTCGGGGTAGATGTAGTTGCCCTGGTCGTCGTAGGACGCGGCCATGCCGTACAGGGTCGGGTCGAACTCGACCGAGGCCGGGTCGGCACCGAAGGACTCGTTGGCCTGCTTCAGCGAGAGGCTGATGCGACGGCGCTCGAGGTCGATGTCGATGACCTTGACGAAGATCTCGTCGTTGACCTGGACGACCTGCTCCGGGATCTCCACGTGGCGCTCGGCCAGCTCGGAGATGTGGACCAGGCCCTCGATGCCCTCGTCGACGCGCACGAACGCACCGAAGGGAACGAGCTTGGTGACCTTACCCGGGACGACCTGCCCGATCTGGTGGGTCCGGGCGAACT
This genomic interval carries:
- a CDS encoding tetratricopeptide repeat protein, with amino-acid sequence MSNSNPETHVIDYRAAEQLLAARDPRGAVKLLDSVIAAHPENTAARLLRARAFFAAAQLRPAELEFELVLEREPDNAFAHFALARTFERAGRPEQAKRHFRLAAALDPNPEYLQAARFDTE
- the coaE gene encoding dephospho-CoA kinase; amino-acid sequence: MLTVGLTGGIGAGKSEVSRRLVSYGAVLVDADRIAREVVEPGTPGLAAVVDAFGPEVLGADGSLDRPKLGSIVFTDPERLAVLNGIVHPLVGARSRELEQAAGPDDVVVHDVPLLTENNLQSLYDLVIVVDASPETQLERLVELRGMTESEARSRMAAQATREQRLAVADIVIDNDGPLEKLEPQVREVWNELTRRASRAR
- a CDS encoding PAC2 family protein, which produces MLDPQDLYEWEPKGLAVVDMALAQESAGLVMLYHFDGYIDAGETGEQIVDNLLQTLPHQVVARFDHDRLVDYRARRPLLTFRRDRWAGYDTPSLEVRLVQDATGAPFLLLSGPEPDVEWERFAAAVGQIVERLGVRLAVNFHGIPMGVPHTRPVGITPHGNRTDLTPGHQSPFDEAQVPGSAEALVEYRLMQAGHDVLGVAAHVPHYVARSSYPDAALTVLETITAATGLVLPAVAHSLRTEAHRTQTEIERQIGEGDEELVALVQGLEHQYDAMTGAESRGSLVAEAVELPSADELGLEFERFLAEREGDA